A DNA window from Ochotona princeps isolate mOchPri1 chromosome 32, mOchPri1.hap1, whole genome shotgun sequence contains the following coding sequences:
- the LOC131478388 gene encoding LOW QUALITY PROTEIN: uncharacterized protein LOC131478388 (The sequence of the model RefSeq protein was modified relative to this genomic sequence to represent the inferred CDS: inserted 1 base in 1 codon; deleted 1 base in 1 codon; substituted 2 bases at 2 genomic stop codons), which yields MGGAEGPWQYWPFSASDLYNWKQNNPPFSKNPVALTGLIESILLTHQPTWDDCQQLLQILLTSEERQQVFMEARKNVPGDDGRPTQLPNEIDEAFPLTRPDWDFHTNQGRGHLRLYRWILIAGLRSAGRRPTNLAQIKQVIQGPEETPTGFLERLKEAYRMYTPFNPDSEEQAVNVAMAFIWQSAPDIRNKLQRLENLQGYSLTDLLKEAEKIFNKRETVEKKKEERLKKEAELREERLRKEAEERDKKRDKEFSRLLATVVENRNSSAGRTDRRRETGRPRDHRGQCAYCKKRGHWVRNCPKLRAKEQGKEVNQPSRVLALDEDXESQGQEPPPEPRVNLQVGGQPVTFLINTGAQHSVLNQRPGPLSDRTAWVQRTTGGKQYRWTTERKVQLTSRRVTHSFLHVPDCPYPLLGRDLLGKLKAQIHFLKGGATVTGPEGAPLQVLTLSLEEEYRLYDKPGYSMTMAIDSQNMWLTKYPLAWTETERMGMAVHQPPLIINVKASAVPIAVRQYPMTHEAHEGIRPHIQRLLNQGILTPCRFPWNTPLLPVKKPGTNDFRPVQDLREVNKRVEDMHPTVPNPYNLLSTLPPTHIWYTVLDLKDAFFCLRLSPQSQPLFAFEWQDPEMGISGQLTWTRLPQGFKNSPTLFNEALHXDLADYRVRNPHLILLQYVDDILLAASSKKKKCEEGTGTLLKTLGHLGYRASAKKAQICQQEVTYLGYKLKEGQRWLTEARKETICNIPVPQNRRQLREFIGTAGFCRLWIPGFAELAAPLYPLLKSETPFEWTPEQQGAFDRIKKEFLSSPALGLPDLTKPFELFLNKRGGYDKGVLTQRLGPWRRPVAYLSKKLDPVAAGWPPCLRIVASVAVLVKDTTKLTLGQPLTMLTPHAVESLIRQPPERWVSNARLTHYQSMLLDTDKIRFGPVTTLNPATLLPTPHEATSDPHDCQQVLAEVHGTQPDLLDQPLSGADFTWFTDGSSFIANGERRAGAAMTTDSQVIWAGALPQGTSAQRAELIALTKALQLAEGKRLNVYTDSRYAFATAHIHEEIYRRRGLLTSEGKTVKNRQEIIELLKALFLPKALSIIHCAGHQKGDSLVAKGNRLADATAREAATGPQVLVTRDPCSETPEAQPKWEYSEQDLDIVQGLQASFDPEEEVWVHQGRRVMPLAVAEQLIDQIHRLTHLGVKKMKSVLQREEVATYIPCKTALLQKTVDNCNACTLVNPSREKPALGARLRRHRPGEHWEIDFTEIKPGMYGYKYLLVFVDTFSGWAEAFPTKNETANVVVKKXTRRNLPTIWNATNNRDGQRACLRLLGDATPGTSEGATTGAPGHLGAPGRCLSGRPDIPYGATPL from the exons ATGGGAGGCGCCGAGGGTCCCTGGCAGTATTGGCCTTTTTCTGCGTCTGATCTTTATAATTGGAAACAGAATAACCCCCCTTTCTCCAAGAATCCCGTTGCGCTGACTGGGTTGATTGAATCTATTCTGTTGACTCATCAGCCCACGTGGGATGATTGCCAGCAGCTTTTACAGATCCTATTAACCTCTGAGGAGAGGCAACAGGTGTTCATGGAAGCCCGGAAAAATGTTCCGGGGGACGATGGCCGGCCCACTCAGCTACCCAATGAAATTGATGAGGCGTTCCCTCTGACGCGTCCGGATTGGGATTTTCACACCAACCAAGGTAGGGGACACCTGCGTCTTTATCGCTGGATTCTCATAGCGGGCCTCAGAAGTGCCGGGCGACGCCCGACCAATTTGGCACAGATAAAGCAGGTGATTCAAGGGCCAGAGGAGACCCCGACGGGTTTCTTAGAGAGATTAAAGGAAGCCTATCGCATGTACACACCATTTAATCCCGATAGCGAGGAGCAAGCAGTAAATGTGGCAATGGCCTTCATTTGGCAGTCAGCGCCAGATATTCGGAATAAGTTACAGCGATTAGAAAATTTGCAAGGATACAGCTTGACTGACTTATTAAAGGAGGCTGAGAAGATTTTCAATAAAAGAgaaacagttgaaaaaaaaaaagaagagagacttAAGAAAGAGGCAGAGTTGCGTGAGGAGAGGTTgcgaaaagaagcagaagagagagataaaaagcGCGATAAGGAATTTAGCCGGCTCTTGGCCACAGTAGTAGAAAACAGGAATTCAAGCGCAGGGAGAACAGATAGGCGCCGGGAGACGGGCAGACCTAGAGACCATCGAGGCCAGTGTGCCTATTGCAAAAAGAGGGGGCATTGGGTCAGAAATTGCCCCAAACTGAGAGCAAAGGAACAAGGGAAAGAAGTGAACCAGCCTTCTcgagttctggctttggatgaagACTAGGAAAgtcagggccaggagcctccccctgaGCCCAGGGTAAACTTGCAAGTAGGGGGGCAGCCGGTAACATTCTTAATAAACACAGGGGCTCAACACTCGGTGCTCAATCAAAGACCTGGGCCTCTAAGTGACCGAACGGCATGGGTGCAGAGGACCACTGGGGGAAAACAATACCGATGGACCACTGAGAGAAAAGTACAATTGACATCAAGGAGAGTTACTCATTCGTTTTTACATGTACCCGATTGCCCATACCCACTCTTGGGAAGAGACTTATTAGGAAAGTTAAAAgcccaaatacattttttaaaaggtggggcTACAGTTACTGGTCCAGAGGGAGCCCCCTTGCAGGTCCTAACTCTGAGCTTGGAAGAAGAATATCGATTGTATGATAAACCTGGCTACTCAATGACCATGGCTATCGACTCTCAGAATATGTGGCTGACTAAATATCCATTGGCATGgacagagactgagagaatgGGGATGGCCGTGCACCAACCTCCCCTCATAATAAATGTTAAGGCATCGGCGGTGCCGATTGCAGTGAGACAATATCCAATGACCCATGAGGCCCATGAGGGGATACGACCTCACATCCAGAGACTCCTAAATCAGGGAATTCTGACTCCCTGCCGTTTCCCTtggaacacccctctgctgccgGTCAAGAAACCTGGTACTAATGATTTTAGACCTGTGCAAGATCTACGGGAGGTTAATAAGAGGGTCGAAGATATGCACCCAACAGTGCCAAATCCTTATAATCTTCTCAGCACCCTGCCACCTACTCATATTTGGTATACAGTGTTGGATTTAAAAGACGCTTTCTTTTGTTTAAGACTGAGCCCCCAGAGTCAGCCCTTGTTCGCGTTCGAATGGCAGGACCCGGAAATGGGTATCTCAGGACAATTGACTTGGACTCGTTTGCCTCAAGGCTTCAAGAACAGCCCTACTCTGTTCAACGAGGCGCTACATTGAGACCTCGCAGACTATCGGGTAAGAAACCCCCATCTGATTCTTCTCCAGTATGTTGATGACATACTTTTAGCTGCctcgtca aaaaaaaaaaaatgcgagGAGGGCACAGgaactcttttaaaaacattgggGCATTTGGGATATCGGGCCTCAGCCAAGAAGGCCCAGATTTGCCAACAGGAAGTGACTTACTTAGGTTACAAACTAAAAGAAGGACAACGGTGGCTAACTGAGGCACGGAAAGAAACTATTTGCAACATCCCCGTGCCTCAGAACCGCCGCCAATTGCGAGAATTCATTGGCACCGCCGGGTTCTGCCGATTGTGGATCCCGGGGTTCGCCGAATTGGCGGCCCCCCTTTACCCACTGCTAAAATCTGAGACTCCCTTCGAATGGACCCCAGAGCAGCAGGGGGCGTTTGACAGGATCAAAAAGGAATTTCTCTCTTCCCCGGCATTAGGACTCCCTGATCTAACCAAGCCCTTTGAACTCTTCCTAAATAAACGAGGGGGATATGACAAGGGAGTCCTTACTCAACGACTTGGACCTTGGAGGCGCCCTGTCGCCTACTTATCCAAGAAACTGGACCCAGTGGCTGCTGGGTGGCCCCCGTGTCTCAGGATCGTGGCCTCAGTGGCAGTGCTTGTTAAGGATACCACCAAACTGACCTTGGGGCAGCCCCTGACTATGTTGACGCCCCACGCTGTTGAATCCCTCATTCGACAGCCTCCGGAGAGATGGGTATCCAATGCTAGACTGACTCACTACCAGTCAATGCTGTTGGATACTGATAAAATTCGGTTTGGGCCAGTCACTACCCTCAACCCTGCCACCCTATTGCCAACACCCCATGAGGCCACCAGCGATCCTCATGATTGTCAGCAAGTCCTGGCTGAAGTTCACGGCACCCAACCAGACCTGCTGGACCAGCCTCTGTCGGGAGCAGATTTCACCTGGTTCACAGATGGGAGTAGCTTCATCGCCAATGGAGAACGGAGGGCCGGAGCAGCGATGACTACCGATTCTCAGGTGATTTGGGCTGGCGCCCTACCGCAAGGGACGTCAGCCCAACGAGCGGAGCTAATTGCCTTGACGAAAGCCCTTCAATTGGCGGAAGGTAAGAGACTTAATGTATACACAGACAGTAGATACGCCTTTGCTACTGCCCACATTCATGAAGAAATATACCGGAGGAGAGGACTGTTAACGTCTGAGggaaaaactgttaaaaatagaCAAGAAATTATTGAACTGCTAAAAGCTTTGTTTCTTCCAAAGGCCTTAAGTATCATACACTGTGCAGGACATCAAAAAGGAGATAGCCTGGTAGCGAAAGGAAACCGTTTAGCGGACGCTACGGCTCGAGAGGCAGCAACGGGGCCTCAAGTCCTAGTCACCAGAGATCCCTGCTCTGAGACTCCAGAGGCCCAACCCAAATGGGAATATTCAGAGCAGGACCTGGATATAGTCCAGGGACTACAGGCCAGTTTCGACCCAGAGGAAGAGGTCTGGGTTCATCAAGGTAGACGTGTGATGCCCCTCGCAGTGGCCGAGCAGTTGATTGACCAAATTCACAGACTCACTCATTTAGGTGTCAAGAAGATGAAGTCAGTTTTACAACGAGAAGAGGTAGCCACCTACATCCCATGTAAAACGGCACTCTTGCAGAAGACTGTTGATAACTGTAATGCCTGCACCCTTGTCAACCCCAGCCGGGAAAAACCGGCATTAGGAGCTAGACTAAGAAGGCATAGACCAGGAGAACATTGGGAAATAGACTTCACTGAAATTAAGCCAGGGATGTATGGTTACAAATACCTTCTAGTCTTTGTAGACACCTTCTCAGGATGGGCAGAAGCCTTTCCCACCAAGAACGAGACGGCCAATGTGGTGGTTAAGA CTACTAGAAGAAATCTTCCCACGATATGGAATGCCACAAATAATAGGGACGGACAACGGGCCTGCCTTCGTCTCCTAGGCGACGCCACTCCAGGCACATCTGAGGGCGCTACAACTGGTGCACCAGGACATCTGGGGGCCCCTGGCCGCTGCCTATCAGGACGCCCAGACATCCCCTACGGTGCCACACCCCTATAA